Proteins found in one Candidatus Poribacteria bacterium genomic segment:
- a CDS encoding zinc-binding dehydrogenase has product MKAQRVVWPSRAKVEVETFELPPIGDDEVLVATACTLISPGTERAFLLGLPNAQGRYPSHPGYSNIGTVIEIGKSVTNYKVGERVASTQGHTSHFIASPNRLLKVASTGVPAEEAVFFNLGAIALQGVRKARIELGEAALVLGQGLIGLLALQLSRLSGATPLIAADLTDSRLEISRSMGADCALNPEDANFSEQLGDVTEGNGPAVVIEATGHPDAISTALDVAGRDARVVLLASTRGETPKVNFYRDVHKKGLILYGAHNSIRPRQESSPNFWTLEDDSLLLLTLIAQKRFNVTPLISHCILGEEAPKAYQLLMEWNPGLLGVVLQWNNDM; this is encoded by the coding sequence ATGAAAGCACAACGCGTTGTTTGGCCGAGTCGCGCCAAAGTTGAGGTTGAGACGTTTGAGTTACCGCCTATCGGAGACGATGAAGTCCTCGTCGCCACAGCGTGTACGCTCATCAGTCCCGGCACGGAGCGTGCCTTCTTACTCGGACTCCCAAATGCACAGGGACGTTACCCATCTCATCCCGGTTACAGCAATATCGGTACGGTGATAGAGATCGGTAAATCAGTTACAAACTATAAAGTAGGTGAACGCGTCGCCTCAACACAGGGACACACCAGCCATTTTATTGCCTCGCCGAATCGTTTACTCAAAGTAGCATCCACGGGTGTTCCCGCCGAAGAGGCGGTTTTCTTTAATCTCGGTGCGATTGCATTACAGGGTGTCCGAAAGGCACGGATTGAATTGGGAGAGGCAGCACTGGTTTTAGGACAAGGGCTCATCGGTTTACTGGCACTGCAACTTTCGAGACTCAGTGGGGCAACACCACTCATTGCGGCAGATCTCACCGATAGCCGTCTCGAAATTTCCAGAAGTATGGGCGCAGACTGTGCACTCAACCCGGAAGATGCTAATTTCTCTGAGCAGTTAGGTGATGTTACAGAAGGTAATGGACCGGCTGTTGTTATTGAAGCAACCGGGCATCCAGACGCAATCAGTACCGCCTTAGATGTAGCGGGACGGGATGCTCGCGTAGTGCTGTTAGCAAGCACACGCGGAGAAACACCGAAGGTGAACTTTTACCGCGATGTCCATAAGAAAGGACTTATCCTTTACGGCGCGCATAACTCTATCCGTCCGCGCCAAGAATCCTCACCCAACTTCTGGACGCTTGAAGATGATAGTCTTTTGCTGTTGACACTCATCGCACAGAAACGGTTCAATGTTACTCCCTTGATTAGTCACTGTATCCTTGGAGAAGAGGCACCGAAGGCATATCAATTGCTTATGGAATGGAATCCTGGCTTACTCGGTGTTGTTCTTCAGTGGAACAACGATATGTAG
- a CDS encoding Do family serine endopeptidase, whose product MKSKNTLRNPIRVMLILTAFVVVAGIVISWDTDEFTLQTAVGQTNDTPETSEDFLHLERANRAFIDLVKRTRPAVVQITTQTRRNRIVTSQRNQLTPEQEEEFRRFFGDEFPFRRFFEEPEQVPIPNPRPSRGVGSGVIVSDDGYILTNNHVIEGTDAIKVTLSNGKEYDAELVGRDDGQSEVGGSDLAVIKIDAEALPVLPFGDSDALEVGEWVIAIGTPLNYSQSVTRGIVSAKGRTGFTAYGQFIQTDAPINQGNSGGALINIRGELVGINTLIATNSIVRGNIGIGFSIPSNLAQQILPQLIENGKVERGWLGISMDAVSAEFAEKLNLDMPRGVLVKVVGPKSPAQKAGIQVGDVILTFNEQQVQDLHHLRHIVGATKVGKSVEVTVIRENGKEERLTVKLGRRTQETLASLSPDEEPPIVVQADEEEGTLAGLQVEELTPEMAERYGYASGEKGVIVTQVERGSNAEKKGIKPGYLIQELEWMPVDDLESYARIAEQLKAQHKRRVLLYVRLPDNRGGDYVTLGPRRTSDR is encoded by the coding sequence ATGAAATCCAAAAACACACTTCGGAACCCTATAAGGGTCATGTTGATTCTGACAGCGTTTGTTGTCGTCGCAGGAATTGTCATCAGTTGGGATACCGATGAGTTCACGCTACAAACTGCAGTCGGGCAGACGAACGACACACCTGAAACATCAGAAGATTTCCTGCACTTGGAGCGCGCAAATCGGGCGTTTATTGATTTAGTCAAACGGACGCGCCCTGCGGTTGTGCAAATTACAACACAAACAAGACGAAATAGAATCGTGACATCACAAAGAAATCAACTGACACCTGAACAAGAAGAGGAATTTAGACGCTTTTTCGGCGATGAGTTCCCATTCAGACGCTTTTTTGAAGAACCCGAACAAGTCCCTATCCCGAATCCAAGACCTTCCAGAGGTGTTGGCTCCGGCGTAATTGTCAGTGACGACGGTTATATCCTTACCAACAACCATGTTATTGAGGGCACCGATGCCATTAAGGTGACCCTATCAAACGGCAAAGAGTATGATGCCGAGTTAGTCGGGCGTGATGATGGGCAGAGTGAAGTCGGCGGTAGCGATTTAGCCGTTATTAAAATTGATGCTGAAGCACTTCCTGTCCTACCGTTCGGCGATTCAGACGCACTTGAAGTCGGTGAGTGGGTCATCGCAATCGGAACACCGCTGAACTATTCCCAGAGCGTGACGCGCGGCATTGTGAGCGCGAAGGGCAGGACTGGTTTCACTGCCTATGGACAGTTCATACAAACCGATGCCCCGATCAATCAAGGGAACAGCGGCGGTGCCCTGATTAACATTCGTGGCGAATTAGTCGGTATTAATACCCTTATTGCCACCAATAGCATTGTTAGGGGCAATATCGGCATCGGTTTCTCTATTCCAAGCAATCTCGCACAACAGATCTTGCCGCAACTTATAGAAAACGGGAAGGTGGAACGCGGGTGGCTCGGTATTAGTATGGACGCAGTGAGTGCTGAGTTCGCAGAGAAACTGAATCTTGATATGCCACGCGGCGTGCTTGTTAAAGTTGTTGGTCCGAAAAGCCCTGCGCAAAAAGCAGGCATCCAGGTCGGAGATGTTATTCTTACCTTTAATGAGCAACAAGTCCAAGACCTGCATCACTTGCGGCATATTGTCGGAGCAACAAAGGTTGGTAAATCTGTTGAAGTGACAGTCATCCGGGAGAACGGCAAAGAAGAACGGTTGACTGTTAAATTGGGGAGACGCACACAAGAAACCCTTGCCTCACTCTCACCCGATGAGGAACCGCCAATAGTCGTGCAAGCAGATGAAGAAGAAGGAACGCTTGCAGGGCTTCAGGTCGAAGAGCTAACCCCTGAGATGGCTGAACGGTACGGCTATGCTTCAGGCGAAAAAGGCGTTATTGTCACACAGGTTGAACGCGGCAGCAATGCAGAAAAAAAAGGTATCAAACCCGGATACCTCATCCAAGAATTGGAATGGATGCCGGTTGATGACCTTGAGTCGTATGCCCGTATCGCTGAGCAACTGAAAGCGCAGCATAAGAGACGTGTGCTCCTCTATGTCAGATTGCCAGATAATCGCGGTGGCGACTACGTCACCTTGGGCCCGCGTCGCACATCAGACCGGTAA
- a CDS encoding DUF1232 domain-containing protein, translating into MLNSFFFGGKRQGSFRLFRLLLHLPNFVKLAWRLFVDERVPVYRKAILILAELLAVAFAIAYLVNPLDFDFLPIIGRFDDILVGAFLILVPGAWFFIKLCPEHIVREHVDRISRKE; encoded by the coding sequence ATGTTGAATTCATTTTTCTTCGGCGGTAAAAGGCAGGGTTCCTTTCGCCTCTTTCGCCTCCTGCTCCATCTCCCAAATTTCGTCAAGTTGGCGTGGCGACTGTTTGTCGATGAACGTGTGCCCGTCTACCGGAAGGCGATCCTCATCCTTGCCGAATTATTAGCAGTTGCCTTTGCTATCGCCTATTTGGTGAATCCACTGGATTTTGATTTTCTCCCGATTATTGGGCGATTTGACGATATCCTCGTGGGTGCTTTTCTGATTCTGGTTCCCGGTGCTTGGTTCTTTATTAAATTATGTCCCGAACACATTGTCCGTGAACATGTAGATCGAATTTCACGGAAAGAATGA
- a CDS encoding sugar phosphate isomerase/epimerase produces MATQNALSAKQIAAQLYTVREFTKTEADIAETVKKVRQLGYEAVQCSALGPIEPAALKNIVDGEGISIIATHTSYDRMCDEPQAVIDEHQLWGCKHAAIGGLPGEYRSAEGYATFAKEASEVAARLAEGGLTFSYHNHSFELERYNGRTGLEILYAESDPNYFKSELDTYWIQHGGGDPAEWVRQLKGRADIIHLKDMAMEGSSQRFAEIGEGNLNWSAILNACIYAGVEWYIIEQDSCYERDPFESLGISLRNLKEMGFV; encoded by the coding sequence ATGGCAACACAAAACGCGCTTTCTGCGAAACAGATCGCAGCACAACTTTATACTGTCAGAGAATTTACCAAAACTGAGGCGGATATCGCTGAGACGGTCAAAAAGGTTCGGCAACTCGGATATGAGGCGGTGCAATGCTCTGCACTCGGTCCCATTGAACCTGCAGCTTTGAAAAACATCGTTGATGGGGAAGGTATTAGCATCATCGCGACCCATACAAGTTACGACAGGATGTGTGATGAACCGCAAGCTGTCATTGATGAACATCAACTGTGGGGATGCAAGCATGCTGCAATTGGCGGACTTCCGGGTGAATACCGTAGTGCTGAAGGATACGCCACATTTGCGAAAGAGGCATCCGAAGTCGCCGCACGACTCGCCGAAGGCGGTTTGACCTTTTCCTATCACAATCATAGTTTCGAGTTGGAACGCTATAATGGGCGTACCGGTTTAGAGATTTTGTATGCCGAAAGCGATCCGAACTATTTTAAAAGTGAACTTGATACGTACTGGATTCAGCACGGTGGTGGCGACCCAGCAGAATGGGTGCGTCAATTAAAAGGACGCGCCGACATCATCCATCTTAAGGACATGGCGATGGAAGGTTCCTCACAACGTTTTGCGGAAATCGGTGAGGGGAACCTTAATTGGTCTGCCATCTTAAATGCTTGTATCTATGCAGGGGTTGAGTGGTATATCATCGAACAAGATAGCTGCTACGAACGCGACCCGTTTGAAAGTTTAGGTATTAGCCTGAGAAACCTGAAAGAGATGGGTTTTGTGTAG
- a CDS encoding homoserine dehydrogenase has protein sequence MDKSYINVGILGWGTVGTGVSKILLNQNTLIAKNSGIELRLKKIVKRTLPATRAGVELPADCLTTNPTEVVDNPDIDIVVELIGGVPEAHTLIKRAIQNGKHVVTANKALLAEHGGELFQLASEHQVSLNFEASTAGGIPIIKTLQESFAGNQIHSLYGIVNGTCNYILTEMHERSVDFSDILKAAQDKGYAEADPTFDVEGIDAAQKLILLIALAYRSNISLSQFHVEGITNITQKEIQYARELGYVIKLLAIAKLSGGNRVEARVHPTLVPERSLLANVGGAFNAVCVIGDAVGPTLFYGQGAGEMPTASAVVADIIDAGKSVQQGISTPISRAWLAGAQAEVDVSPIDDIETRYYLRFVVADRPGVLAKIGTILGNWQISIASVIQKDPHGMETVSLVMLTHSAREKNMKTALAEIRTLEAVKGDTQLIRIEEEVDF, from the coding sequence GTGGACAAGTCGTACATTAATGTTGGCATCTTAGGCTGGGGTACCGTCGGCACCGGTGTTTCCAAGATCCTATTAAATCAGAATACTCTCATTGCCAAAAATAGTGGCATTGAATTACGCCTAAAAAAAATAGTCAAACGGACACTCCCCGCAACGCGAGCGGGCGTTGAGCTTCCCGCGGACTGCCTGACAACCAATCCAACAGAAGTCGTTGATAATCCAGATATTGATATCGTCGTCGAGTTGATTGGCGGTGTCCCGGAAGCACACACGCTCATTAAACGCGCGATCCAAAACGGCAAACATGTCGTCACAGCAAATAAAGCCCTTCTCGCAGAACATGGCGGCGAATTGTTCCAACTCGCTTCAGAGCATCAAGTGAGTCTCAATTTTGAAGCGAGCACTGCTGGTGGCATCCCAATTATCAAAACGCTCCAAGAAAGCTTCGCAGGCAACCAAATCCACTCCCTCTACGGCATTGTAAATGGAACTTGTAATTATATTCTAACTGAGATGCATGAACGGAGTGTTGATTTCTCAGACATCCTTAAAGCTGCGCAGGATAAAGGATATGCCGAAGCCGATCCAACCTTTGACGTTGAAGGTATTGATGCTGCACAGAAACTCATTCTTCTGATTGCCCTTGCCTATCGGAGCAATATCTCGCTGTCGCAATTTCACGTCGAGGGCATTACCAACATCACGCAAAAAGAGATCCAATATGCGCGCGAACTCGGTTACGTTATTAAACTGCTCGCCATCGCGAAGTTAAGCGGTGGCAACCGTGTAGAGGCGCGCGTGCACCCGACCCTCGTGCCGGAACGGAGTCTGCTGGCGAACGTCGGCGGCGCATTCAATGCAGTCTGCGTCATTGGTGACGCGGTCGGTCCCACGCTTTTTTATGGACAGGGCGCGGGTGAGATGCCGACGGCGAGTGCCGTCGTTGCAGACATTATTGACGCGGGAAAATCCGTGCAACAAGGTATAAGCACCCCCATTTCGCGAGCGTGGCTTGCTGGGGCACAAGCAGAAGTTGATGTGTCTCCGATTGACGATATAGAGACGCGCTACTACCTCCGTTTTGTAGTTGCGGATCGGCCTGGGGTGCTCGCGAAAATCGGTACCATCCTGGGGAACTGGCAGATTAGCATTGCCTCTGTCATTCAAAAGGATCCGCACGGTATGGAGACTGTGTCGCTCGTTATGCTGACACACAGCGCGCGGGAAAAGAATATGAAAACCGCACTTGCCGAGATTCGGACGCTTGAAGCTGTGAAAGGTGACACCCAACTTATTAGAATCGAAGAAGAAGTCGATTTTTAA
- a CDS encoding DUF177 domain-containing protein: MKDGVRDTLVFDMKDLRHEDFKAYEALVPPAPLGLNYEEVEFLNRLSCAVRLFRQGDDNVYVTADIETKILVECGRCITPFEVDIATAFELLFSIGSESLEESEADERYYDGETLDISEDVRQALVLEIPAWPLCSETCEGLCPQCGAELNISACSCEPTDEAPASTSNPFAVLSKMLEKS, translated from the coding sequence ATGAAGGACGGCGTAAGAGACACGTTAGTGTTCGACATGAAAGACCTTCGACACGAGGACTTCAAGGCATACGAAGCACTTGTGCCGCCTGCTCCGCTCGGTTTGAATTATGAGGAGGTAGAATTTCTTAACCGCTTGTCCTGTGCAGTCCGTTTGTTTCGTCAAGGCGACGACAATGTTTATGTGACAGCGGATATTGAAACGAAAATTTTGGTAGAATGCGGACGCTGTATCACGCCGTTTGAGGTGGACATAGCAACAGCGTTTGAGCTGCTATTCTCTATCGGTAGCGAATCGTTAGAAGAGAGTGAGGCAGATGAACGATATTATGACGGTGAAACTTTAGATATTTCAGAAGACGTCCGGCAAGCACTTGTTCTTGAAATACCGGCATGGCCGCTCTGTTCCGAAACATGCGAAGGGTTGTGCCCACAATGTGGTGCGGAACTCAATATTAGCGCGTGTTCCTGCGAACCAACGGATGAGGCACCAGCATCTACCTCTAATCCGTTTGCAGTGCTATCAAAAATGCTCGAAAAAAGTTGA
- the rpmF gene encoding 50S ribosomal protein L32 produces the protein MAHPKRKTSKSKKRMRRSHNALYDKTISVCSYCGDMIVSHRVCSGCGHYNGRPVLKSTDEA, from the coding sequence ATGGCGCATCCAAAACGGAAAACGTCAAAATCGAAAAAAAGAATGCGGCGGAGCCATAACGCGCTCTACGATAAAACCATAAGCGTCTGTTCATATTGCGGAGACATGATCGTATCTCATCGTGTCTGCTCCGGGTGTGGACATTATAACGGACGCCCTGTGCTAAAATCCACTGACGAGGCGTAG
- a CDS encoding ketoacyl-ACP synthase III gives MTQLRHATITGTGSYLPEQIVTNFDLEKMVDTTDEWIRQRTGIAERRIAEDEVATSDLCVHAARWAIKNANIDPLDIEMILVATVTPDTFFPSTACYVQKGIGAKNAAAMDLSAACAGFLYGLDLADGMIKSGRYNTILVIGGEIFNKIVDWNDRSTCVLFGDGAGAAIVQATDEPKGILASYIGSDGDYADIDLLGIPAGGSRMPITAEAIAQKRDKLQMNGREVFKLGVRLMPEAAQCVLREANVSIDEIDLLIPHQANLRIIEAVGDRLGVPREKVYVNVDKYGNTSAATVIIALDEAIREGRAKPGDLLLFVTFGAGLTWGSTLLRL, from the coding sequence ATGACGCAACTTCGACATGCAACTATCACAGGAACAGGTTCTTACCTCCCTGAACAGATTGTCACCAACTTTGATCTTGAGAAAATGGTGGATACGACTGACGAATGGATTCGTCAACGCACAGGCATTGCCGAACGCCGCATCGCTGAAGACGAAGTCGCTACATCAGATCTCTGTGTCCATGCCGCACGCTGGGCGATTAAAAATGCGAATATTGATCCACTTGACATCGAGATGATTCTCGTTGCTACCGTGACACCTGACACGTTTTTCCCGTCAACAGCGTGCTATGTCCAGAAAGGCATCGGCGCGAAGAACGCCGCCGCGATGGATTTATCTGCTGCGTGTGCGGGGTTCCTTTATGGACTGGATTTAGCCGATGGCATGATTAAATCTGGACGCTATAATACCATTCTGGTCATCGGTGGTGAAATTTTTAACAAAATCGTCGACTGGAATGATAGAAGCACATGTGTCCTCTTTGGAGATGGTGCGGGTGCTGCGATAGTTCAAGCTACAGATGAACCGAAAGGGATCCTTGCATCTTATATCGGGTCCGATGGAGACTATGCTGATATCGATCTCCTCGGCATCCCGGCAGGCGGCTCCAGAATGCCGATCACAGCGGAAGCGATCGCCCAAAAGCGGGACAAACTTCAGATGAACGGTCGAGAAGTCTTTAAACTCGGGGTGCGACTTATGCCCGAAGCCGCGCAGTGCGTTCTACGTGAAGCAAATGTCAGTATTGATGAAATTGACCTGTTGATTCCGCATCAAGCGAACTTGCGCATTATTGAGGCAGTCGGCGATAGGCTCGGTGTGCCGAGAGAGAAGGTCTATGTTAACGTTGATAAATATGGTAATACCTCCGCAGCAACGGTGATTATCGCTTTGGATGAGGCAATTCGCGAAGGGCGTGCAAAGCCAGGTGATCTACTTCTGTTTGTGACTTTTGGCGCGGGTTTAACATGGGGAAGCACACTCTTACGGTTATAG
- the fabD gene encoding ACP S-malonyltransferase, which yields MTQLAFIFPGQGSQQVGMGAALARAYPIANAIFQEADAALGRGLSQLCFEGPEDALKQTENTQLAILTCSVATLQILKEFGITPTAVAGHSLGEYSALVAAGVLEFADALRLVDARARLMAEAGETQQGTMAAILGMENEQLQQLCATAEGTVNIANYNCPGQLVISGEVDAINHVISLAKVEIGERRCRPLPVSGAFHSPLMVPAQQKFKSVLDTITLHPPQVDIVMNVTGEFATDAENIRDLLFEQIIQPVQWEKTVHTIRNTGITGFIEVGPGKILSGLVKRTLSDSNALNVEDPKTLSVVTDEHGNSG from the coding sequence ATGACACAATTGGCATTCATTTTTCCAGGACAAGGTTCACAACAGGTAGGCATGGGGGCGGCATTGGCGCGAGCCTATCCAATTGCCAACGCTATTTTTCAGGAAGCTGACGCAGCCCTTGGACGTGGCTTGAGTCAACTCTGTTTTGAGGGACCGGAAGATGCCTTAAAACAGACCGAAAATACACAACTGGCGATTCTAACTTGTAGTGTTGCGACGTTGCAAATCCTAAAGGAATTCGGTATCACACCGACCGCTGTCGCTGGGCATAGTTTAGGTGAGTATTCTGCACTCGTAGCGGCAGGCGTTCTCGAATTCGCCGATGCCTTGCGCTTGGTAGACGCACGCGCGCGTCTCATGGCGGAAGCCGGGGAGACACAACAAGGCACTATGGCGGCAATCCTTGGAATGGAAAATGAGCAATTGCAACAACTCTGTGCCACCGCTGAAGGAACTGTAAATATTGCCAATTACAACTGTCCGGGTCAATTGGTAATTTCTGGCGAAGTAGATGCTATCAATCATGTCATCTCGCTTGCCAAAGTTGAGATTGGTGAGCGACGGTGTCGCCCTTTGCCAGTGAGTGGCGCGTTTCACTCGCCATTGATGGTACCGGCACAACAAAAATTCAAATCCGTGCTTGATACAATAACGTTGCATCCGCCACAGGTTGACATTGTAATGAACGTAACCGGTGAGTTTGCAACAGATGCGGAGAATATTAGAGACCTTCTCTTTGAACAGATAATACAACCCGTACAGTGGGAAAAGACAGTACACACTATAAGAAATACAGGTATCACAGGGTTTATAGAGGTTGGTCCAGGGAAGATATTGTCCGGCTTAGTGAAACGAACACTTTCGGACAGCAATGCCTTGAATGTTGAAGACCCTAAGACGCTCTCCGTCGTAACAGATGAACATGGAAATAGTGGATAA
- the fabG gene encoding 3-oxoacyl-ACP reductase FabG, giving the protein MDVTTEQNVFREDLLSGKTAIVTGASRGIGAAIAERLCEAGANVVLCSRSAESVAQIAETLRDKGYRTHSMAADISEKADVEALIEKTMDQFSRIDILVNNAGITRDMLLMRLKDEDWDAVLQTNLTGTMYCTRAVLRPMIRQRSGRIINISSVVGLVGNPGQANYAAAKAGIIGFTKATAKEVSTRGITVNAIAPGFITTDMTAEISEAHQKQLLELIPLREFGHPGDVADAVCFLASDAARYITGQTLQVDGGMVM; this is encoded by the coding sequence ATGGATGTAACAACAGAACAGAATGTTTTTAGGGAAGATCTACTGAGTGGCAAAACGGCTATTGTTACAGGTGCGTCACGTGGCATTGGTGCGGCAATTGCGGAGAGACTCTGCGAAGCCGGTGCGAACGTCGTTCTCTGTTCGCGTTCTGCCGAGTCAGTCGCACAGATCGCTGAAACACTGCGGGACAAAGGCTACCGTACGCATTCAATGGCTGCTGACATCTCTGAAAAGGCTGATGTTGAAGCACTTATTGAAAAAACGATGGATCAGTTTTCGCGAATCGACATTCTTGTGAACAACGCAGGGATTACCCGCGACATGTTGCTCATGCGTCTCAAAGATGAGGACTGGGACGCTGTTCTACAGACGAATTTGACAGGTACGATGTACTGTACTCGTGCGGTCCTGCGTCCGATGATCCGTCAGAGAAGCGGACGCATCATCAACATTTCATCGGTTGTTGGACTTGTAGGAAACCCAGGACAAGCGAATTATGCTGCCGCGAAAGCAGGCATCATAGGTTTCACAAAAGCTACAGCAAAAGAGGTCAGCACCCGCGGTATCACTGTGAACGCTATCGCCCCTGGTTTTATCACAACAGATATGACAGCAGAAATATCGGAAGCGCATCAGAAACAACTACTTGAACTCATCCCGCTACGGGAGTTTGGGCATCCAGGAGATGTGGCAGACGCTGTCTGTTTTTTAGCATCGGATGCTGCGCGCTATATCACCGGTCAAACCCTTCAGGTTGACGGTGGCATGGTGATGTAA
- the acpP gene encoding acyl carrier protein, with product MATNQARLIEIIAKQLGVDEDNVTPDASFMEDLGADSLDTVELVMALEEEFDIEIPDSDAEKIQTVQDALSYLDEHV from the coding sequence ATGGCAACAAACCAAGCACGCCTTATTGAAATTATCGCGAAACAACTCGGTGTTGATGAAGATAACGTCACTCCAGATGCCTCCTTCATGGAAGACTTGGGTGCTGACTCACTTGATACCGTTGAATTGGTCATGGCACTTGAAGAGGAATTCGACATCGAAATTCCGGACAGTGATGCGGAGAAGATTCAGACCGTTCAAGATGCTTTGAGTTACCTTGACGAACACGTGTAG
- the acpP gene encoding acyl carrier protein, with translation MATNQERLIEIIAEQLDVGEDNVTPDASFTDDLGADSLDIVELVMVLEEEFDIEIPDSDAEKIQTVQDAVSYLDEHV, from the coding sequence ATGGCAACAAATCAAGAACGCCTCATCGAAATTATCGCTGAACAACTTGACGTTGGCGAAGATAACGTCACCCCAGATGCTTCCTTCACGGATGACTTGGGGGCTGACTCACTCGATATTGTTGAATTGGTCATGGTACTTGAAGAGGAATTCGATATCGAAATTCCTGACAGTGATGCGGAAAAGATTCAGACCGTTCAAGATGCCGTGAGTTACCTTGACGAACATGTATAG
- the fabF gene encoding beta-ketoacyl-ACP synthase II — protein MERVVITGIGVVNAIGNTKEEYWDALASGKNGIGPLTYFDASEHRTQIAGEVKNFQAEQYMDRRAASRLPLFIQYALAASIMAHKDAGLELDKVDPYRAGVHIGSGIGGIGVLEDNAKTLAEKGAKRVSPFLVPYMIPNMAAGQISIQFNLKGPNSTSVTACASANHSMGDSFRIIQRGEADVMFTGGTESAITPLAFAGFCSMRAMSARNDAPERASRPFTKDRDGFVMGDGGGVLIFESLSHAKKRGAHIYAEIIGYGVTSDAHDMVSPPENGEGAAKAMAFALQDAELPLDAIDYINAHGTSTPIGDIAETSAIKTVFGEQAYKIPISSTKSMVGHLLGAAGAVELIACLAAMEKGYLPPTINYDMPDEACDLDYVPNESRDAKIEVALSNAFGFGGHNTSIAIRKFTA, from the coding sequence GTGGAGCGTGTAGTTATTACAGGAATCGGCGTTGTCAATGCGATTGGCAACACGAAAGAAGAATATTGGGATGCGCTTGCCAGCGGTAAAAACGGAATCGGACCTTTAACGTATTTTGATGCCTCTGAGCACCGCACCCAAATCGCCGGAGAGGTAAAGAATTTTCAGGCGGAACAGTACATGGATCGCCGAGCGGCATCCAGGCTGCCCCTTTTTATTCAATACGCGCTTGCGGCTTCAATCATGGCGCATAAAGATGCCGGTTTGGAACTCGATAAAGTTGATCCTTACCGTGCCGGGGTTCATATCGGCTCTGGGATCGGTGGCATCGGTGTCCTTGAAGATAACGCAAAAACGCTTGCTGAAAAGGGCGCCAAACGCGTAAGCCCATTTCTTGTGCCGTACATGATTCCTAATATGGCGGCAGGGCAAATTTCTATTCAATTTAACCTCAAAGGTCCCAATTCTACGTCCGTCACCGCTTGTGCGAGTGCGAACCACTCTATGGGAGATTCGTTTCGTATCATTCAGCGCGGTGAAGCGGATGTAATGTTCACCGGTGGCACGGAATCGGCGATTACACCGTTAGCTTTTGCTGGGTTCTGTTCAATGCGCGCGATGTCAGCAAGAAACGATGCGCCTGAACGCGCCTCGCGCCCCTTTACGAAAGACAGGGACGGTTTTGTTATGGGCGACGGCGGCGGCGTACTCATCTTTGAATCGCTATCGCACGCCAAAAAGCGAGGTGCCCATATCTATGCGGAAATAATTGGCTATGGCGTAACGTCAGATGCCCATGATATGGTAAGCCCACCTGAAAACGGCGAAGGTGCAGCGAAAGCAATGGCATTCGCACTTCAGGATGCTGAATTGCCGTTAGATGCTATTGATTATATCAATGCACACGGCACCTCTACACCGATCGGTGATATTGCTGAAACGAGTGCAATTAAAACCGTGTTCGGCGAACAGGCGTATAAAATCCCTATTAGTTCTACCAAATCGATGGTGGGTCATCTGCTCGGTGCTGCGGGTGCTGTGGAACTCATCGCCTGTTTAGCTGCGATGGAGAAAGGTTATTTGCCACCGACGATCAACTACGATATGCCAGACGAGGCTTGCGACCTGGACTACGTCCCGAATGAGAGTCGTGATGCGAAGATTGAGGTTGCACTCTCCAACGCGTTCGGCTTCGGTGGACACAACACTTCTATTGCCATCCGTAAGTTCACAGCTTAA
- a CDS encoding pilus assembly protein HicB — protein sequence MSESAKYIKIVEWSDEDECFIGYCPGIIGPCCHGDNEIEVFGQLCEIVDELLAHAEKK from the coding sequence ATGAGCGAAAGCGCAAAATATATCAAAATTGTCGAATGGTCAGATGAGGATGAATGTTTCATCGGATATTGTCCGGGAATTATCGGGCCGTGTTGCCACGGCGATAACGAAATAGAAGTTTTCGGACAATTATGTGAGATCGTTGACGAGTTGTTAGCACACGCCGAAAAAAAATAA